Proteins from a single region of Apium graveolens cultivar Ventura chromosome 7, ASM990537v1, whole genome shotgun sequence:
- the LOC141672569 gene encoding uncharacterized protein LOC141672569, giving the protein MAPKQSTTCFSSSGRVEYAITNHVAFLDKESVHQEFHPLMDFLNNSPVSYALTASSTIYAEVVEEMWTSACCSVGQIKLKIQGKSYILTPSVINEALHLPNSNFENLPSDDEISIMLYSIKYASKTTQLGQINRKYLRKEWSYFFDTLTKVFTGKCGGYDAIIRFVQKIAYSLMYNRTIDIGSLLLYEFSYKLGDTEKRSKVIYYARFLMIIANHLCKNLSIKDKDDTLQVFVQSKVLFSNLVKNNFHDKVKFVLPKHIRAQLSTLSSSPPHTTASPNSTAIDVKKEPISHSQVKLPSLSESETKTSSSVCGKRKKTTLPTITVDGNEESETAMEVNPPQKKINASVVKPELRLSSEHPEMPPGFLRTGIPVAGLPSSLGKEKLPSQSQSESKTTSSVCGQRKKTTLPTITVHGNEEITAMEVNPHQKNINPSIVKPELRLSSEDPEIPPGFLRNGVSVAGLPSSLEQEKAKCDLRYVLEPTLDPFSDENMLPEDRQHLVNAASVLKSQLVARLKINANLLSSDDKITLANRCYYALRELGDDYASFRSKVDKLIKQHKELESVARKKENWNDQVICDYYFQQLKSVSDLTKKLAGVENELSEAKTSVSSMKFKEEELTVALLKLKEELYEEEERVKVLTAEYDRCKEAQSDAKAELSKLDIKKEEARVEFKAINDQYNIAKEKCERLYKKLLQLAKK; this is encoded by the coding sequence ATGGCGCCCAAACAATCAACCACATGTTTTAGTTCATCAGGCAGAGTAGAATATGCCATAACAAATCATGTAGCTTTTTTGGACAAAGAATCAGTTCATCAAGAGTTTCATCCTCTTATGGATTTCTTAAACAACTCTCCGGTCAGTTATGCACTCACCGCAAGCTCCACCATCTATGCAGAAGtagttgaagagatgtggacctctgCATGCTGCTCTGTTGGCCAAATCAAACTCAAGATTCAGGGTAAATCTTACATTTTAACTCCCTCTGTGATCAATGAAGCACTACACTTGCCTAATTCTAACTTTGAAAACTTACCTTCTGATGATGAGATCTCTATAATGTTGTATTCTATTAAGTATGCATCTAAAACCACTCAGTTGGGTCAGATCAATAGAAAGTATCTTAGAAAGGAGTGGTCTTACTTTTTTGACACTCTAACAAAAGTCTTTACGGGTAAATGTGGTGGATATGATGCAATTATTAGGTTTGTTCAGAAAATTGCTTACAGCCTTATGTACAATAGGACCATTGATATTGGATCTTTACTACTTTATGAATTCTCTTACAAGTTAGGCGATACTGAAAAGAGAAGTAAAGTCATCTATTATGCCAGGTTTCTTATGATCATTGCTAATCATTTATGCAAGAATCTTAGTATAAAAGATAAAGATGATACATTGCAAGTGTTTGTGCAATCTAAGGTGCTGTTCTCTAACTTGGTTAAGAACAACTTTCATGATAAAGTGAAATTTGTGCTTCCAAAGCACATTCGGGCGCAACTCTCTACTCTATCTTCTTCTCCCCCACACACAACTGCCTCACCTAATTCCACTGCAATAGATGTGAAAAAGGAACCCATTTCTCATAGTCAAGTAAAACTACCCTCACTATCTGAGTCTGAAACAAAAACTTCCTCTTCAGTTTGTGGTAAAAGAAAGAAGACTACTTTACCTACTATAACTGTAGATGGCAATGAGGAAAGTGAAACTGCAATGGAGGTTAATCCACCTCAGAAGAAAATAAATGCTAGCGTTGTCAAACCTGAATTAAGGCTATCTAGTGAACATCCTGAAATGCCACCCGGTTTTTTAAGGACTGGAATACCAGTGGCGGGGCTTCCTTCTTCACTGGGGAAAGAAAAACTACCCTCACAATCTCAGTCTGAATCAAAAACTACCTCTTCAGTCTGTGGTCAAAGAAAGAAGACTACTTTACCTACTATAACTGTGCATGGCAATGAGGAAATTACTGCAATGGAGGTAAATCCACATCAGAAGAATATAAATCCTAGCATTGTCAAACCGGAATTAAGGCTATCTAGTGAAGATCCTGAAATTCCACCCGGTTTTTTAAGAAATGGAGTATCAGTTGCGGGGCTTCCTTCTTCACTGGAGCAAGAAAAGGCAAAATGTGACCTTCGCTACGTGCTTGAACCAACACTGGATCCATTTTCTGACGAAAATATGTTACCAGAGGATCGTCAACACCTTGTAAATGCAGCATCTGTTTTAAAATCTCAGTTGGTGGCCCGTCTCAAAATAAATGCTAATTTATTAAGCAGCGATGATAAAATTACTCTTGCTAATAGGTGTTACTATGCACTCCGTGAATTAGGAGATGATTATGCATCATTTAGGAGTAAAGTAGACAAACTAATTAAGCAACACAAAGAGCTTGAATCTGTTGCTAGAAAGAAGGAAAATTGGAATGACCAGGTCATATGTGATTACTATTTTCAGCAACTGAAGTCTGTGTCTGATTTGACGAAGAAACTAGCCGGTGTTGAAAATGAACTTTCTGAAGCTAAGACTAGTGTCAGTTCTATGAAGTTTAAAGAGGAAGAGCTGACAGTTGCATTACTTAAGCTTAAAGAGGAGCTGTATGAGGAAGAAGAGAGAGTCAAGGTACTGACAGCAGAGTATGATCGATGTAAAGAAGCTCAATCTGATGCTAAAGCTGAACTCAGCAAATTGGACATAAAGAAAGAAGAGGCTCGTGTAGAATTCAAGGCGATCAATGACCAATATAACATTGCCAAGGAAAAATGTGAAAGGTTATATAAAAAGCTGCTGCAGTTAGCAAAGAAGTAA